The window TGGTTATTAAATGTTATGCCTTTGTAGCAGTTCGATCACTGTGTATTACTGTAGATGTTCAAATAAATATTAGCCTTAGGAACTATATTAGATTAATACGTACTCTGAAGCCTACTCAATCATTTAAATATAAAATTGTACCTTAACAGTTATGTGCAGATATTATGCTGCATTAGTGTCTGATACACTAGTATACTAGTCTGATAAACGCTAGTCTAAATATGTGACTCTCATTACCAGCTTTGCTGGTAAGATATATGCTAATAGATTCTGATATACGATTCTAGCATAACAGCCATACAAACATGTAGAATGTGAAATGTTGAGGTATTTTGTAGCCATCCAGTGGCACAAATTGTAACCATATGGACAATCACAAACTATGCCAGTTTCAACAAATGATGTACCTTTGACATCTCCATTTAAAATAATTTATCTGATGATCACCAGCCCAGCTCTCTTATTGGTGATCCAATGTTCATTATTAGTAGTATTAGTAGTAATCAAATTCATACAATTTATGTTGATCCCATTAAAAGGTACAATACGATCTACTGGCTCTACTCCTGTGTTATTTTAATccataagtacagtatgttaaatatttattacagtgcTGTTCTATGGAAGCCTAGCCTACGTATTATATTGCAATACGATTTCAAAATAACTTTAGGACACATTTGAGGGCTCTTCTAGTTTTGCATCGTCCAGCTCTGCCAGTCATTCTTCCATGGTCTTCAGTATCTACAAAAAAATCCTAACGGTGCTCAGAAGAAATCTGATCTCACATTTTGATATTCTACCATATCTGGTAGAATTCTACCATTCTACCTTGTGGTAATGCTAGAACAGTAGTATCACACTACAATGACCAGTGGTCAATGTATTCTATTTCTTCTGctattacagtattgtattgtattgtatgtctttatttatatagcgccattaatgtacatagcgcttcacagcagtaatacatgtggtaatccaataaataacagataatataaataacagatcatgggaataagtgctttagacattaaggaagaggagtccctgctccgaggagcttacagtctaattggtaggtagggagaacgtacaaagacagtaggagggagttctggtaagtgcatctgcagggggccaagctttatgtgccatgtgttcagaatattcacagtgctattcatatgcttctttaagcaagtgtgtcttaaggtgggtcttaaaggtggatacagagggtgctagtcgggtactgaggggaagggcattccagaggtgaggggcagtcaatgaaaaaggtttaaggcgggagagggctttagatacaaagggggtagaaagaagacatccttgagaagaacgcaagagtctggatggtgcataacgagaaattagggctgagatgtaaggaggggcagaagagtgtaaagcagtACAGTACAGAGGTTCTCACAAGATTCGGGTCTATGAGAGAGAGGATTTTAGAGGTGAGATGCTGGAGCTCACTGAAGATTGCCCCACTCTGTTTGAGCTGTCCAATTATCATGATGTTCACTCCTGCCACATCCTTGAGGGCTCCTGGATTTTCTATGAGATTCCTAACTACAGAGGAAGGCAGTACTTCTTGAAACAAGGAGAGTACAGAAGGTTCACTGAATGGGGTGCCCTAAATGGTAAAGTGGGATCTCTGAGACGCATTCTGGACAATTATTAACATATGTCAATGGAATACTAacaataaagataataaaaacataaaaaataaaatatctcaTGACTGATTCTTTATC is drawn from Ascaphus truei isolate aAscTru1 chromosome 7, aAscTru1.hap1, whole genome shotgun sequence and contains these coding sequences:
- the LOC142499332 gene encoding gamma-crystallin 2-like isoform X5, coding for MGKIIFFEDKNFQGRSYECSSDCSDLHSYFNRCNSIRVENGNWMLYECPNYAGHQYFLRKGEYPDFQQWLGFNDSIRSCHLISSVIQYRGSHKIRVYEREDFRGEMLELTEDCPTLFELSNYHDVHSCHILEGSWIFYEIPNYRGRQYFLKQGEYRRFTEWGALNGKVGSLRRILDNY